A stretch of Henckelia pumila isolate YLH828 chromosome 4, ASM3356847v2, whole genome shotgun sequence DNA encodes these proteins:
- the LOC140859877 gene encoding U-box domain-containing protein 33-like: MALVEIPLPTSRLSCSEMDITRMSLESVGRMSGRGGGSEIAEVEAVTSPSAAAEEEVLFVALGKDVKEGGTVLTYAVDNCKGMKICILHVHQPAQKIPMMGTTMPIRLLEEEQVKAYHDDERQQLQKTLDKYIRACERAGVRAEKLCIEMESPEKGIVQLIHDHGIKWLVMGAAANKSYSSKMKKLRSSKAIHVSREAPPFCHIWFVCKGNLIYTRESKLGGVNEEEYSPPFQASPSMEATPALRSLSVIEGKKGRGNSWGSLLDYRSRRYKSANHRKQLSALSSGSGGASPCSNPEGTIDWDSVSRSSPPVESRVSTSSSEIIEDSSLVSFPNREASVLGSELPMFEQTNRDFRHSAATNSNAKTSTSPPLKEENMNDELHSKLEQFLAEADNSQREVSEESIRRKKAEKDVIDAIHRAKVSEAMYTEELRRRREIEENLARGRLEIEIIKRQLGEVSEELRFAQEQQTSLEHQIAVSDKTVEELEGKMFSAVGLLQKYKMERDDLQVKLDHALSVAEELRKNQSEEASSSSVSQFFSEFSFSEIEEATNYFNQAMKIGEGGYGCIYKGKLRNTDVAIKMLHPDSMQGPLEFQQEVNILSKLRHPNIVTLIGACPETWALIYEYLPNGSLEDRLNCKNNTPPLTWQTRIRIAAELCSALIFLHSCRPRGVIHGDLKPANILLDANFVCKLGDFGICRILPREEFSGSNTLFCRTDPKGTFVYMDPEFLATGEITSKSDVYSFGIILLRLLTGRPGLGIVKEVQYALDQENLNDLLDSTAGDWPFVQAKQLAHLAISCADMNRKGRPDLYTEVWRVLEPMRVSKGASSFRVGSEEYSQIPSYFVCPIFQDIMQDPVVAADGFTYEAEALKGWLESGHDTSPMTNLKLPHNDVVPNHALRSAIQEWLHQH, translated from the exons ATGGCTCTGGTGGAAATTCCACTGCCCACTAGCAGATTAAGTTGCTCGGAGATGGATATTACGCGGATGAGTTTGGAGAGTGTGGGCAGGATGAGTGGCCGTGGCGGCGGTAGTGAAATCGCAGAGGTGGAGGCCGTAACGTCCCCGTCCGCGGCGGCGGAGGAAGAAGTTTTGTTTGTGGCTCTGGGAAAAGATGTGAAGGAGGGTGGCACAGTTTTGACGTATGCAGTGGATAATTGTAAAGGGATGAAAATCTGTATACTTCATGTTCATCAACCTGCTCAGAAAATACCCATGA TGGGTACGACAATGCCAATAAGGCTTCTGGAAGAAGAACAAGTGAAAGCATATCATGACGATGAGAGACAACAGCTGCAGAAGACATTGGACAAGTATATTCGTGCTTGTGAGAGAGCAGGG GTACGAGCTGAGAAACTATGTATAGAGATGGAGTCTCCTGAGAAGGGTATTGTGCAGCTCATACATGATCATGGTATTAAGTGGCTAGTCATGGGAGCTGCAGCAAATAAATCTTATTCTAG CAAAATGAAGAAACTTAGATCCAGTAAAGCAATCCACGTGAGCCGAGAAGCACCTCCTTTCTGTCACATTTGGTTTGTATGCAAAGGAAACCTTATATATACCAG AGAAAGTAAATTAGGGGGTGTTAATGAAGAGGAATATTCTCCACCTTTTCAAGCAAGTCCCAGTATGGAGGCCACACCAGCCTTAAGATCACTCTCAGTTATAGAAGGGAAAAAGGGCCGGGGAAATTCATGGGGTTCGTTACTGGACTATCGTAGTCGTAGGTACAAGTCTGCCAATCATCGGAAGCAACTATCTGCACTGTCCTCTGGCTCTGGAGGTGCATCACCATGTAGCAATCCAGAAGGGACCATTGATTGGGATAGTGTCTCGAGGAGTAGTCCTCCAGTAGAGTCACGTGTTTCAACGTCATCCAGTGAAATAATTGAGGATTCGTCCTTAGTTTCATTTCCAAATAGGGAGGCCAGTGTACTTGGTTCTGAGTTACCTATGTTTGAGCAAACTAACAGAGATTTTCGTCACTCTGCAGCAACCAATTCCAATGCAAAAACAAGTACATCACCTCCACTGAAA GAAGAGAATATGAACGATGAACTTCATTCCAAGCTTGAGCAATTTTTAGCTGAAGCAGACAATTCTCAGAGAGAAGTGTCTGAGGAATCAATTCGACGGAAGAAAGCTGAAAAGGACGTCATTGATGCTATTCACAGA GCCAAGGTTTCTGAAGCCATGTATACCGAGGAGCTAAGACGGAGGAGAGAGATTGAAGAAAATTTAGCTCGAGGTAGGTTAGAAATTGAAATCATAAAACGCCAACTTGGTGAAGTCTCAGAAGAGCTCAGATTCGCCCAAGAGCAGCAAACCTCCCTGGAGCATCAAATTGCAGTTTCTGACAAGACAGTTGAGGAGTTGGAAGGAAAAATGTTCTCTGCTGTTGGCCTATTGCAAAAATACAAGATGGAAAGAGATGACTTGCAAGTCAAGTTAGATCATGCTCTGAGTGTAGCTGAGGAGCTTAGGAAAAACCAATCTGAGGAGGCGTCGAGCTCATCTGTATCCCAGTTCTTCTCTGAATTTTCATTTTCAGAAATTGAGGAGGCAACGAACTACTTCAACCAAGCGATGAAGATTGGTGAAGGAGGTTACGGATGTATTTATAAAGGGAAGCTTCGGAACACTGATGTTGCAATAAAGATGCTGCATCCGGATAGCATGCAAGGTCCTCTTGAATTTCAACAGGAG GTAAATATCTTGAGCAAGTTGAGGCATCCAAATATTGTCACTTTGATAGGAGCCTGCCCAGAAACTTGGGCTCTCATTTATGAGTATCTTCCAAATGGTAGCCTCGAAGATCGTCTCAACTGCAAGAACAATACACCACCATTGACATGGCAAACTAGAATCCGTATTGCCGCCGAGTTATGCTCTGCTCTCATCTTTTTACATTCTTGCCGCCCCCGAGGAGTCATCCATGGTGATCTGAAACCCGCTAATATTTTACTTGATGCCAACTTTGTCTGCAAACTTGGCGATTTTGGAATTTGTCGTATCCTCCCACGAGAGGAATTTTCTGGCAGCAACACACTATTTTGCAGGACTGATCCAAAGGGAACTTTCGTGTACATGGACCCTGAGTTTCTTGCAACAGGAGAGATCACTTCAAAGTCGGATGTGTATTCATTTGGTATCATTTTATTACGGCTGTTAACTGGAAGACCAGGACTAGGAATAGTCAAAGAAGTTCAGTATGCATTAGATCAGGAGAATTTGAATGATTTGCTGGATTCAACAGCTGGGGATTGGCCATTTGTGCAGGCAAAACAGTTGGCTCACCTGGCTATAAGTTGTGCTGACATGAACCGCAAGGGTCGACCTGATCTTTATACTGAGGTGTGGAGGGTTCTTGAGCCAATGCGAGTATCTAAAGGTGCTTCATCTTTTCGTGTTGGTTCCGAAGAATATAGCCAAATTCCATCCTATTTCGTTTGCCCCATCTTTCAG GATATCATGCAGGATCCGGTGGTTGCAGCTGATGGTTTCACTTACGAGGCGGAAGCACTCAAAGGTTGGCTGGAGAGTGGCCACGATACGTCCCCTATGACAAACCTCAAGCTCCCGCACAACGACGTCGTGCCTAACCATGCTCTCCGCTCAGCAATACAAGAGTGGCTGCACCAACATTGA